The following DNA comes from Streptomyces sp. NBC_00102.
GAGGTCGAGGCGCGAGCCGGTGAGGGCGAACCGCAGTCGGTACGTCCGGTTCACGGCGATCTCGGAGCTGGAGCCGGTACCGGCGAGCTTGGTGTTCACCCCGCCCTCCATCACGCCGATGGCATATTTGTTGCCCCACGAAGCGATACCCGCGTAGTAGTACGTGTCTCGGCCGGTCGCCCGCGCGAGGAGGACGCTGTCCCGGTCGGCGAGGGCCTCGGCGACCGGGGTGACCGATGCCGATACGGCGTAGTCGAGGGCGTCGATGCGCCGGTTCCCCTGGAGCGTCTGGGGCTGCCCGGAGGGGGCGTTGCCCAGGGAGACCGCCGCCCCGTCGCGTACCTCGAACGACGCGCCGTCGGGTACGGACCACGCCTGCGTCATCGCCCACTTGGCGGGATCGACGATCGGCAGCCGCTCCTTCCACACGGCAAGGTTGATGGTCTCGTTCCAACCGGGCCGGTTGTTCTTGGCGTTGTAGTACATGTACGGGGTACCCCGGTGGTCCACCACGAACTGGCGGTAGATCATGGAGTCTTCGGGACCGCCCGTGACGCCGAGGTCGATCTCCATCGCGCTGCGGTCGAGTTGCCATGCGATGCCGTCCCGGGAGGTGAGCCTGCCGCCGCGGGACGGGTAGTCCGCCTGCCAGCCGACCACACGGGTCTCGTAGCCGCCGTCCGCGAGTTTGCGCACATTGGGGCCGCCTACGCCGAGTGAGGCCCAACCGCCGTCGTTCATCGGCCGCATGATCGGGTTGGCCGGGTGCTTGATCCAGGGTCCGACCGGGGTCGCCGCGGTCGCGTAGCAGATGTACTGCGGCTCACCACCCGCCGAGGCGATCTTCCCCGCCGTGTACCACATCTTCCACACGCGCTCCGAAGTGTCGTACATCAGTGAGGAGTTGTAGATGTACCGGTCCTCCCAGGGCATGGTCGACGTCAGTACGACGCCATGCTTGGTCCAGGGGCCGCCCGGCGCGCTCGCGCTGGCGTAGTGGATCTGACCGTCGCCGTCGTCGGCCACGCCGAAGTAGGTCATGTGCCAGACGCCGCCCTGGAGGACGACGCTCGGCTGGTTGAGCGCGACGGTCTCGGAAGGCAGGGTCGGGGTCAGCACGGGGTCGTCGGCCTTGGTCCAGTGCAGGCCGTCCTCGCTGGTGGCGTACCCCACCGCGTGCAGGGAGCCGTACCAGAGCTTGAACAGCGGGCCGCCGCCCTGGCCGTACACCAGGCACGGGTCCTGCAGGAGCGAGGTCTCCCAGGGCAGCGACTGGCTCATCACCACGCCCTTCCGCTGCCAGCCGGCGATCGGCGCGAAGTCGTCGCTCAGCAGAACGGTTCCGGGGGCGTGCGGGCGCGCGGGGGCTTCGGCGCCGGTGCTCCCCGGCCTGTCGGTGTCGGCACGGTCGGCAGCCTGGGCCGCCGTGGCGGGCAGCGCACCCAGCAGCGCGCCGCCCGCCACGGCTCCCGCTCCTCGGGCGAGGAAGCCGCGTCTGCCGACACCACTGCCGCCGGTGTTCCCGGTGCGGTCGGTCATCCCACTCTCCTGACATCGTTGTCGGAACGCGGAACTGCGGGATTGCGCGTGTCCGGGTCCCGACTCCCAGGATGACATGTCGATCACTGACGGTCGACGGGTAAGACCGGGCGTCCGCAAGCGAGTTGCCGGGCGGCGGCGCTCGTGCGTCAGCCGGCGGCGATCAGGTCCCCCGCCGCGGCCCGAACCGCCGCGTACGCCTGTTCCAGGACGGCGGGCGAGGTGGTCGCACGGGGTACGTCGTCCGGGGTGTGGAACTCGCGGAAGTTGCCGGCCAGCGAGAGCAGCGGCACTTCGGGCCCGAGGAGCTGGTTCCACACCGCGCCCTCGCCGGGGAACTTGGCGGCCCGGCCGAAGCGCGCCGCCGCGAGGTGGGCCTCCAGCCCGGGAACCGCGTCGAAGCCGGGGTTGGCAGCCGCACCCCGGGGTGTGAGTTCGAGACGTCCGCCGGGGCCGGGAGCGGCGGCGGCGAGGGCGGAGCCCAGGTGGAAGACCGCGCGGGGCCGGAGGTCGAACTCCTCGGCCAGGTAGGCACGCACACCGTAGTTGCTCAGCTCGTGACCGGTGTTGCCGAGGAAGAACACCGGATGCTCGCGCGAGAGCCCGACGGCGAGGGCCAGCGCGAGCGCGATGCCGGTGCCGCGCTCGGCCGCGCAGGTGAACCAGCCGCTGAGGGGGGTGGTGACGACGATCGGGTCGGCGACCGGCCGCCGGGTGCCGAACCAGCCGGTCAGGCAGAAGGTGCGCGCCGCGACGGTCCGGGCCCGGAAGTCGACGTCGGCCCCGTGCCGCCCGATCCGGTCCGCGTACCTTCCGGGGACGAGCAGCGTGGGGACGCCGGTCTTCGGGGCGTCGGGGTCGCTGTTGTAGGCCACCAGTCCGTCGTAGGACGGGTAGTTGACCGTGGTGCTGGTCGTGGGCAGGATCGCCACTTCCGCCCCGGCCGCGGCGGCGTCGGCCACCGCCGCCAGCACGGCCGGGTCGTTCCCGTCCTTGCTGGTCGTCACGGGCCGTACGAAGTCCGCGCGGCCCTTCACCCGGCCGACGCCTTCGTAATACAGCGGAACGGTGGGAAGGTCGACGCCTCCGGCGCGGACCCGCGCCTTCCATTGGTAGTGGGGATAGGCGTAGGACCAGCGCCCCGTGGTCGCACCGAGATCCCGCAGTTCTCCCTCCAGCCAGCGGAGCGAGGCGGCCTCGCCACTGCTTCCGGTGCGGTGCTGCCATCTGCTGTACGCCTCGACCACGGCGAACAGCGAGGCACCGGACACGGCGTCGCCGCGGTCGGTGCCGGCGGTTCGGCGGACGTTCCCCGCATGGGCGGGGGCGGCGCCGAAAGCCGTGAGACCGGCCGCGGCGACTCCGGCGGCGAGTACGGTACGGCGCGACGGGTGGCGCGGCGGGTTCGGTCGTTCCATGGTCGTTTCTCCTCCAGGGAAGGCGGCGCGGCCTCGTCCCGCCCCGGACACCCGGGGCGGGAGGATCGGCAGCCCGGTACGCGTGGGTCGCGGACACCGGACCTGGGCCGAGCAGCGACCGCTCCCCCGTCGGCCGACGGGGCGCGTCGCGCGAAGCCGGCCGCGGAGCGCCGCATGACGAGTGCGCGGTCGCTGCCGGGCGCGCGGCGCGCGTGGCCGGACGCCGGCACGGGCCGGACGTCGGCAATTCGATCACGCGGGCACAGGGGATTCCATGGAACGAAGAGCCGTGCAATGCGACTGACACGTCGCGGACACGATCGCCCCCGACATGGCGGCTCCGAACAGTCCCGCGGTCAGTGGACGGCCACCAACCGGAACCTGCCCCCGCACCTCGGGCGACACCGGTGCGGCGCAAGAGGTGCGACGCCAGAGGTGCGACGCCAGAGGTGCGACGCCAGAGGTGCGGTGCGGCGCCCGGCAGGCGCGACGGGGCAGGGTCAGCAGAACCAGCCGTTCTGGACCCAGCCCCGACGGTTGATGTCGCCGTAGGCGAAGCCGTAGACCCATTCTCCGCCGGCCTCCTCGACCAGGAAGGTCTGTCCTCGGTACAGCGTGCCCATCCAGGCTCCGTGGGGAGCACTGACACGGACGAAGAGGTCCTCGGCGCAGACGGTTTCGCGCTGTCCGGCGGTCCCGTCGGCGGCAGCGGCGGGGCCGGTGGTCAGGGCAGCCGAGGCGGCGGCAAGGGCGAGGAGGAGGGCGATGCGTCTGATGCCGGAAGTCATGGGCCGTCCTTCGAGTAGGTCGTCATGGGCCGTCCTCCGAGCAGCGTCACCAGGAGCCGTAACCGCCCAGGCATTCCTGCCTGACGAAGCCCCAGTCGTCGGGGCCGAAGTCGAAGGTGGCCGCCCAGCCGTTGTAGACGGGGTGCGCGCCGCGCGTGTGGCCGACCTTGTCACCACGCCCCAGAACCCGCTTCAGTCCGGCAGGCCCGGAGGAACTGTCGTAGTTCGCGTAGAAGCTGGCGCTGTCGCAGACGATGACCGCGTGGTCAGGAACGGTCGGCGCCGCCTGTGCGGCCCCGGACGCGGCCAGGGTGAGAGCGGTGGCCAGGGGCAGTACGAGAACCGACACCTTTGACGAGAGCATGACATTAATGATGAGGTGTCCGCGCCTCCCTGTCGAGAGGGCCCGACTCCCGGCCGGGAGAGCCGGGCGGCCGGCCGGGAGACCCTGAACCGGGCGCCGCGACGGGGAGGCACCGGACACGACCGGCCCCGCGGAACCCACAGTTCACCCGCTCTTCACGACTCCAGCCAGGCTGGGCTGACCAAATGATTCTTGGCGTGAGCATGATCCGGTCTGCATGACTACCATCGCTCCCCCCAACCGGAGGCCCCCCGTGCTCGGCAGATCCGTGTTCCGCCGCAGTCGCACCGCCCTCACCTGTGCGTTCGCTCTCACCGCCGTGGCCGCCGTCGGCCTGTGGACCGGCATCAACGGTTCATCGACCGCGCAGGCCGCGACCGGCGTACCCACCCCCGACCACGTGATCGTCGTCGTCTTCGAGAACCACGGCTACAGCCAGGTCATCGGCTCGTCCAGCGCCCCCTACATCAACTCGCTGAAGACCGGGGGCGCCAACCTGACCGCCTCCTACGCCGAGACGCACCCCAGCCAGCCCAACTACTTCGCCCTGTTCTCCGGAGCCACCCAGGGCATCACGGACGACAGTTGCTACACCCCCGCCTTCTCCAGCAAGGCCAACCTCGCGTCCGAGCTGATCGCGGCGGGCAAGAGCTGGGCGAGCTACAACGAGACGCTGCCCAGCCAGGGTTCGACCACCTGCAGCAGCGGCACGTACGCACGTAAGCACAACCCGTGGTTCGGCTTCAGCAACGTCCCGACCTCGTCCGCCTACACCTTCCAGCAGTTCCCCACCGACTACACGAAGCTGCCGCAGGTCTCCTTCGTCGTGCCCAACCTCTGCAGCGACATGCACGACTGCTCGGTGTCCAGCGGTGACACCTGGCTGAAGAACAACCTCGGCGCCTACGCGACCTGGGCGAAGACCCACAACAGCCTGCTCGTCGTCACCTTCGACGAGGACAACCGGCTCAGCGGCAACCGCATCCCGACGGTGCTCTACGGACAGCAGGTGACGCCGGGCGCCACCTCCGCCACCACGTACAACCACTACGACCTCCTGCGCACGCTGGAGGACATGCACGGCCTCGGGCACGCGGGGAACGCCGCGACCGCCAAGGACATCACCGGAGTCTGGACGTCCTGACATGTATGTAGCGGACAGCCGCGCCACCCGTGCGGGGTCCGCCGAACGCGCCGCCGGGCCGGGCACACAGCCGGCCCGGCGGCGCGTGGCGGTCGCCCCCACCGTGCTGGCGCTCGGCACGGTCAGTCTGATCACCGACGTGTCCTCGGAGATGGTCACGGCGGTCCTGCCGCTCTACCTGGTGGCGGGGCTCGGTCTCAGCCCCCTCGGCTTCGGGCTGCTGGACGGCGTCTACAACGGGTTCTCCGCCCTGGTGCGGCTGGTCGGCGGGCACTTCGCCGACCGGGGAGGCGGCCGCCACAAGCTCGTCGCCGTCTTCGGCTACGGCATCTCGGCGCTCTGCAAGCCCCTCCTCCTCCTGGCCCACACCCTCACACCCATCGGTCTCGTCCTGGCGGCCGACCGTACCGGCAAGGGGCTGCGCACCGCGCCGCGCGACGCGATGATCTCCCTGTCCTCTCCGCCGGAGAGCCGCGGCCGCGCCTTCGGGGTGCACCGCGCGATGGACACCGCGGGAGCCCTGCTCGGCCCGTTCGCCGCCTTCCTGATCCTGCGCGCCACGGTCGACGGCTACGACGCGGTGTTCACCGTGAGCTTCTGCGTCGCGGCTGTGGGCGTGCTGGTGCTGGTGCTGTTCGTGCCGTCGAAGACCGGCACCCCGGGCGCCGCGAAGCCCGCCGGTCACCACCGCCCGGAACCCGCCGGGGCCCCCCGTCCCACTCTCCGCGCCGCCCTCGCGCTGCTCCGGCAGCGCCGGATCCGTCGCATCGCCGTCTGTGCGCTGCTGCTGGGCCTCGCCACGGTGAGCGACTCGTTCGTCTACCTGCTGCTCCAGCACCGTCTCGGGGTGCCCGACCGCTGGTTCGCCCTGATGCCGGTCGGGACCGCGGCCGCGTTCCTGCTGCTCGCCCTGCCGCTGGGGCGGCTCGCGGACCGGATCGGCCCGTGGCGGGTGTTCCTCGCCGGACACGTCGCCCTGCTCGGCGCGTACGGTCTGCTGCTCTCCGCCTGGCACGGTGCGGCGCTCCCGTACCTGGTGCTCGTCCTCCACGGCTCTTTCTACGCGGCCACGGACGGTGTCCTGATGGCGGCGGCCTCGCAGAGCGTGCCCGAGGAACTGCGCTCCTCCGGCCTCGCCCTGATCCAGACCGGGCAGGCCTTCGCCAGGTTCGTCTGCTCGCTGGCCTTCGGCGCGGCCTGGACCGCGTGGGGCGACCGCACCGCGCTGCTCGCGGCGGCGGTCGCGCTCGCCGTGTGCGCCGCTTCCTCACTCCGTATCGGCCCCGCCCCGAAGGTTTCCGCATGACGCGCCTGCGCACCCGGCTCCTCGTCCTCCTCTGCGCGGTCACCGTGCTCGCGATCGTCGCCACCACCGCCGTGCTGCACGCCGCGGCGAGATCCGACCGGCTCGACGTGGCGAAGCCCGGCGGGCCGGTCGTCGCCGCCGGCCGGGTCACCCTCACCGACGAGCACCGGATGGTCTTCCGGAACATGGCGTGGGGGCCGCACCGCGACGAGCTGACGACCGTCCCCGTCGCCGCACCCACCGGCTCCCGCACGGCCTCGGGCGTCAAGTGCCTTCGCTTCTACGCCGCTTCCGGCACCGGAGTCTGCCTCCAGGCCGTGCACGGGGCGCTCCAGGACACCTACCGCGCCACGATCCTCGACCGGAGCCTGAAGGAGAAGGCGCACTACCCGGTCGCCGGCATCCCCTCCCGCGCCCGGGTCTCCCCCAGCGGCCGGCTGGCCACCTGGACCGTCTTCGTGGGCGGCGACAGTTACGCCGGCACGAACTTCTCCACCCGCGCGGCGATCCTCGACACCCGCACCGGCGAACTCGTTCCGTCCCTGGAGCAGTTCGCAATACGCAAGGACGGCCGTCCCTACCGGGCCGCGGACGTCAACTTCTGGGGCGTCACCTTCGCTTCGGACGACCGGCACTTCTACGCGACCCTCGCCACGAAGGGCCACACGTACCTGGTCCGCGGCGACCTCCGAGACCGTACGCTCACCACCCTGCGGACCAACGTGGAGTGCCCCTCGCTCTCCCCCGACGAGACCCGCATCGCCTACAAGAGCCGCGACGCGGGACTGCCCGCCGACGCCCCCTGGCGCCTGCACGTCCTGGACCTCGACACGCTCGCCGACCACCCGCTGGCGGAGACCCGCAGCGTGGACGACCAGGCGGTGTGGAAGGACGGCTCCACCGTGACCTACGCGCTGCCGGGCGACTTCGGCGCCGATCTCTACGAGGTCCCCGCCGACGGCTCCGGCCGCCCGCACCGCGTACTGACCGCTGCGGTGTCCCCGGCGTACCTGTGACGCGGGGGCACGGGCAGGCAGGCGGCGGACGGCCGCTCCGCCGCCGGCCGGCCGCCACCGGGCCGGCTCCGCACGTCCTGCCGGCGCGGCGCACCGTCACCGCGCCTGCGGAGTCACCGCCACCCGGGCGGGGGGCGGCATCGCCGCGGCAACCTGGGCGGCCAGGTCGAGGGCGACGAGGCGTGCCTCCAGGGGTGGGGGTGCGGCGCCCGGTTCCGGTGTCAGCACGAACCTCCCGGGAATGCGGTCGGACACGGTCACCCGGAGTTCGATCTCGCCGTCCGGCCAGCCCTGCCGGTCCACGTCCCAGATCCAGCCCGGCACCTTCACGCTGCCGTCCGGTTCGAGGTACGGAAGATGCCCG
Coding sequences within:
- a CDS encoding MFS transporter, giving the protein MYVADSRATRAGSAERAAGPGTQPARRRVAVAPTVLALGTVSLITDVSSEMVTAVLPLYLVAGLGLSPLGFGLLDGVYNGFSALVRLVGGHFADRGGGRHKLVAVFGYGISALCKPLLLLAHTLTPIGLVLAADRTGKGLRTAPRDAMISLSSPPESRGRAFGVHRAMDTAGALLGPFAAFLILRATVDGYDAVFTVSFCVAAVGVLVLVLFVPSKTGTPGAAKPAGHHRPEPAGAPRPTLRAALALLRQRRIRRIAVCALLLGLATVSDSFVYLLLQHRLGVPDRWFALMPVGTAAAFLLLALPLGRLADRIGPWRVFLAGHVALLGAYGLLLSAWHGAALPYLVLVLHGSFYAATDGVLMAAASQSVPEELRSSGLALIQTGQAFARFVCSLAFGAAWTAWGDRTALLAAAVALAVCAASSLRIGPAPKVSA
- a CDS encoding alkaline phosphatase family protein, which gives rise to MLGRSVFRRSRTALTCAFALTAVAAVGLWTGINGSSTAQAATGVPTPDHVIVVVFENHGYSQVIGSSSAPYINSLKTGGANLTASYAETHPSQPNYFALFSGATQGITDDSCYTPAFSSKANLASELIAAGKSWASYNETLPSQGSTTCSSGTYARKHNPWFGFSNVPTSSAYTFQQFPTDYTKLPQVSFVVPNLCSDMHDCSVSSGDTWLKNNLGAYATWAKTHNSLLVVTFDEDNRLSGNRIPTVLYGQQVTPGATSATTYNHYDLLRTLEDMHGLGHAGNAATAKDITGVWTS
- a CDS encoding TolB-like translocation protein, with product MTRLRTRLLVLLCAVTVLAIVATTAVLHAAARSDRLDVAKPGGPVVAAGRVTLTDEHRMVFRNMAWGPHRDELTTVPVAAPTGSRTASGVKCLRFYAASGTGVCLQAVHGALQDTYRATILDRSLKEKAHYPVAGIPSRARVSPSGRLATWTVFVGGDSYAGTNFSTRAAILDTRTGELVPSLEQFAIRKDGRPYRAADVNFWGVTFASDDRHFYATLATKGHTYLVRGDLRDRTLTTLRTNVECPSLSPDETRIAYKSRDAGLPADAPWRLHVLDLDTLADHPLAETRSVDDQAVWKDGSTVTYALPGDFGADLYEVPADGSGRPHRVLTAAVSPAYL